In a single window of the Gadus chalcogrammus isolate NIFS_2021 chromosome 20, NIFS_Gcha_1.0, whole genome shotgun sequence genome:
- the pcdh8 gene encoding protocadherin-8, protein MGLCNFGGAVLSVLLPFLICRAVNCTTARYSTHEEDAPGTEIGNLSRDLNIDPAEDPQTSFRFMQETQDSAIEMRERDGLLSVGGETIDREQLCPGAPRCLLSFDIVAFSKEKFHLIHVEVELLDINDHSPGFLRNETRLEILENSPLFSRFQLEAAIDLDVGLHYIQSYNITDSAHFILEDRVRDDGFKFAELVLVKELDREVEDRYTLELTATDGGVPPRSGSVTVHITVLDFNDNSPIFDLSSLRVELLEDAPVGHRVLRVRAQDPDQGVNGEVTYAFVDGPLSETMRVFHLDAVTGDVTLKSLVDFEKRRSYEFNIRASDSGVNSVPSTCRVLVDVVDVNDNAPEITIKPMKSTSDGVALITEAAATESFVALISTLDRDSGPNGRVHTSLHGHAHFKLQQAYGDAFLIVTTTTLDREKVPEYNLTVVAEDRGSPPFRTSRQYTIRVGDENDNAPLFSRALYDISVLENNVPGSYIATVVARDSDTGPNARVSYSLLDSELPGGAGRVSGYVSIDPLSGSLYSLRSFDHEALRGFELRVQAEDHGAPPRAAAAAVRIRVVDQNDNTPYFSAPVLRNGTADVPLAARAPAGHLALRLRARDADQGVHAALTYRLVRGDASLFSVDARTGEVVLRRRLQAAVGEALELGVAVSDGGGNPRTAHAALWLVVSEAEPSGDRALVAVASGGDGEEDSPPGLDGSLVVIVMLSGGCALLLVAIVIVIVTFRLNRGGARAPGAKGEPWRAGLFDGRSAPPFDGSAFGGRRAPSPHRDASSLDDCGQYEEGSGDSETQMVLPSRPPFHPAPAWQGDQYCLQVSGHTDQFSVKDSGKGDSDFNDSDSDLGGDTARKHFSTFQTTPRTAVNVADTPTADWLSTSSADPGHGARAGADPAPCTSYTVGFSSAAVYNHPHAFLHTWKSSGYGAVRPLAGTGSADTRGCAPAPGTLPSYFVQHQQLRREPPPPPLRVCGGLCGVEPPQGFDVCPV, encoded by the exons ATGGGACTTTGTAACTTTGGAGGTGCTGTGTTAAGTGTGCTGTTGCCCTTCCTGATCTGCAGAGCCGTGAACTGTACAACCGCGAGGTATTCCACCCACGAAGAGGACGCGCCGGGAACAGAAATAGGAAATCTATCGCGAGATCTGAATATCGACCCAGCCGAGGACCCCCAGACGTCTTTTCGGTTCATGCAGGAGACACAAGACTCAGCCAtcgagatgagggagagggacggaCTTCTGAGTGTCGGGGGGGAGACCATCGACCGGGAGCAGCTCTGCCCGGGGGCCCCCCgctgcctcctctccttcgACATCGTCGCGTTCTCCAAGGAGAAGTTCCACCTGATCCACGTGGAGGTCGAGTTGCTGGACATCAACGACCACTCGCCCGGGTTCCTGCGCAATGAGACGCGTCTGGAGATCCTGGAGAACTCCCCGCTGTTCTCCAGGTTCCAGCTGGAGGCGGCCATCGACCTGGACGTGGGCCTCCACTACATCCAGAGCTACAACATCACCGACAGCGCGCACTTCATCCTCGAGGACCGCGTGCGGGACGACGGCTTCAAGTTCGCCGAGCTCGTGCTAGTCAAGGAGCTGGACCGAGAGGTGGAGGACCGCTACACCCTCGAGCTGACGGCCACGGACGGCGGGGTGCCGCCCCGGTCCGGCTCGGTCACGGTGCACATCACGGTCCTCGACTTCAACGACAACAGCCCCATCTTTGACCTCTCCTCGCTCAGAGTGGAGCTGCTCGAGGACGCGCCCGTGGGCCACCGCGTGCTCAGAGTCCGCGCGCAGGACCCCGACCAGGGCGTCAACGGCGAGGTGACGTACGCGTTCGTGGACGGCCCGCTCTCCGAGACCATGCGCGTGTTCCACCTGGACGCGGTCACCGGCGACGTGACGTTGAAGTCCCTGGTGGACTTCGAGAAGAGACGATCTTACGAGTTCAACATCCGGGCCTCCGACTCGGGGGTGAACTCCGTCCCGTCCACCTGTAGAGTGCTGGTGGACGTCGTGGACGTGAACGACAACGCACCGGAAATCACGATCAAGCCAATGAAGTCGACCAGCGACGGCGTGGCCCTGATCACGGAGGCGGCCGCGACGGAGAGCTTCGTGGCGCTGATCAGCACCCTGGATAGGGACTCGGGCCCCAACGGCCGCGTGCACACGAGCCTGCATGGACACGCGCACTTCAAGCTGCAGCAGGCGTACGGCGACGCGTTCTTGATCGTCACCACCACTACGCTGGACCGGGAGAAGGTCCCGGAGTACAACCTGACGGTGGTGGCGGAGGACCGTGGCAGCCCGCCGTTCAGGACCAGCCGGCAGTACACCATCCGCGTGGGCGACGAGAACGACAACGCGCCGCTGTTCAGCCGCGCGCTCTACGACATCTCCGTGCTTGAGAACAACGTGCCCGGCTCCTACATCGCCACGGTGGTCGCCCGGGACTCCGACACGGGGCCCAACGCCCGCGTCTCCTACAGCCTGCTGGACTCGGAGCTCCCCGGGGGCGCGGGCCGCGTGTCCGGGTATGTCTCCATCGACCCGCTCTCGGGCTCTCTGTACAGCCTGCGCTCCTTCGACCACGAGGCCCTGCGGGGGTTCGAGCTGAGGGTGCAGGCGGAGGACCACGGCGCGCCCccccgcgccgccgccgccgcggtccGGATCCGCGTGGTCGACCAGAACGACAACACGCCCTACTTCAGCGCCCCCGTCCTGCGGAACGGCACGGCGGACGTCCCGCTGGCGGCCCGCGCCCCCGCCGGCCACCTGGCGCTCCGCCTCCGGGCGCGGGACGCCGACCAGGGGGTCCACGCCGCGCTGACCTACCGCCTGGTTCGGGGGGACGCCTCGCTCTTCAGCGTGGACGCCCGGACCGGCGAGGTGgtgctgcggcggcggctgcaggCGGCCGTCGGCGAGGCGCTGGAGCTGGGCGTCGCCGTGAGCGACGGAGGCGGGAACCCCCGCACGGCCCACGCCGCCCTCTGGCTGGTGGTCTCGGAGGCGGAGCCCTCGGGGGATCGAGCGCTGGTGGCCGTGGCGTCCGGCGGCGACGGCGAGGAGGACTCGCCCCCGGGGCTGGACGGCTCGCTGGTGGTCATCGTGATGCTCAGCGGCGGCTGCGCCCTGCTGCTGGTCGCCATAGTGATCGTCATCGTCACCTTCCGGCTGAACCGCGGCGGCGCTCGAGCGCCCGGCGCCAAGGGCGAGCCGTGGCGGGCGGGGCTGTTCGACGGCCGGTCCGCCCCCCCGTTCGACGGGAGTGCGTTCGGGGGCCGGCGGGCGCCGTCCCCGCACAGAGACGCTTCATCTCTGGACGACTGCGGGCAGTACGAGGAGGGGAGCGGCGACTCGGAGACACAG ATGGTGCTGCCCTCCAGACCCCCCTTCCACCCCGCCCCCGCCTGGCAGGGAGACCAGTACTGCTTACAAGTCAG CGGCCACACGGACCAGTTCAGCGTGAAGGACAGCGGGAAAGGAGACAGCGACTTCAACGACAGTGACTCGGACCTGGGCGGGGACACGGCCAGGAAGCACTTCAGCACCTTCCAAACCACGCCCAGGA CCGCGGTTAATGTGGCGGACACACCGACGGCTGATTGGCTCAGCACTTCCAGCGCCGACCCCGGCCACGGCGCCCGGGCCGGAGCGGACCCCGCCCCCTGCACCTCCTACACCGTGGGCTTCTCATCAGCCGCTGTCTACAACCATCCCCACGCCTTCCTTCACACCTGGAAGAGCTCGGGCTACGGCGCCGTCCGCCCGCTGGCCGGGACCGGCAGCGCGGACACGCGGGGCTGCGCGCCTGCGCCCGGGACCCTTCCATCCTACTTTGTTCAGCACCAGCAGCTGaggagagagcccccccccccccccctccgtgtcTGCGGAGGCCTCTGTGGTGTAGAACCACCGCAGGGCTTTGATGTGTGTCCGGTgtga